The proteins below come from a single Ictidomys tridecemlineatus isolate mIctTri1 chromosome 8, mIctTri1.hap1, whole genome shotgun sequence genomic window:
- the Sft2d1 gene encoding vesicle transport protein SFT2A isoform X3: protein MEKLRRVLSGQDDEEQGLTAQVLDASSLSFNTRLKWFIICFVAGIFFSILGTGLLWLPGGVKLFAVFYTLGNLAALASTCFLMGPVKQLKKMFEKTRVLATVIMLLCLIFTLCAALWWHKKGLALLFCILQFLSMTWYSLSYIPYARDAVLKCCSSLLS from the exons ATGGAGAAGTTGCGGCGCGTCCTGAGCGGCCAGGACGACGAGGAGCAGGGCCTGACCGCGCAG GTCCTGGATGCCTCGTCTCTTAGTTTCAACACCAGATTGAAATGGTTTATCATATGCTTTGTGGCtggcattttcttttctatcctt GGAACTGGATTGCTGTGGCTTCCTGGAGGCGTAAAGCTTTTTGCAGTGTTTTATACCCTTGGGAATCTTGCTGCATTAGCCAG taCGTGCTTTTTAATGGGACCTGTGAAGCAgctaaagaaaatgtttgaaaaaactaGAGTActtgcaacagtcattatgctt CTCTGCCTCATATTCACCCTGTGTGCCGCTCTTTGG TGGCATAAGAAGGGACTGGCCTTACTATTCTGCATATTGCAGTTCTTATCAATGACCTG GTATAGTCTGTCGTACATCCCATATGCAAG GGATGCGGTACTTAAATGCTGCTCTTCTCTTCTAAGTTGA
- the Sft2d1 gene encoding vesicle transport protein SFT2A isoform X1, whose amino-acid sequence MFFLIRMKFRCYRRQVHSLSKTSLTTEVLDASSLSFNTRLKWFIICFVAGIFFSILGTGLLWLPGGVKLFAVFYTLGNLAALASTCFLMGPVKQLKKMFEKTRVLATVIMLLCLIFTLCAALWWHKKGLALLFCILQFLSMTWYSLSYIPYARDAVLKCCSSLLS is encoded by the exons ATGTTTTTTCTCATCAGAATGAAATTTAGATGTTATCGTAGACAAGTTCATTCTTTATCTAAAACCAG CTTGACTACTGAG GTCCTGGATGCCTCGTCTCTTAGTTTCAACACCAGATTGAAATGGTTTATCATATGCTTTGTGGCtggcattttcttttctatcctt GGAACTGGATTGCTGTGGCTTCCTGGAGGCGTAAAGCTTTTTGCAGTGTTTTATACCCTTGGGAATCTTGCTGCATTAGCCAG taCGTGCTTTTTAATGGGACCTGTGAAGCAgctaaagaaaatgtttgaaaaaactaGAGTActtgcaacagtcattatgctt CTCTGCCTCATATTCACCCTGTGTGCCGCTCTTTGG TGGCATAAGAAGGGACTGGCCTTACTATTCTGCATATTGCAGTTCTTATCAATGACCTG GTATAGTCTGTCGTACATCCCATATGCAAG GGATGCGGTACTTAAATGCTGCTCTTCTCTTCTAAGTTGA
- the Sft2d1 gene encoding vesicle transport protein SFT2A isoform X2, with product MYKRNQRFSVCVKVLDASSLSFNTRLKWFIICFVAGIFFSILGTGLLWLPGGVKLFAVFYTLGNLAALASTCFLMGPVKQLKKMFEKTRVLATVIMLLCLIFTLCAALWWHKKGLALLFCILQFLSMTWYSLSYIPYARDAVLKCCSSLLS from the exons ATgtacaaaagaaatcaaaggttCAGTGTATGTGTTAAG GTCCTGGATGCCTCGTCTCTTAGTTTCAACACCAGATTGAAATGGTTTATCATATGCTTTGTGGCtggcattttcttttctatcctt GGAACTGGATTGCTGTGGCTTCCTGGAGGCGTAAAGCTTTTTGCAGTGTTTTATACCCTTGGGAATCTTGCTGCATTAGCCAG taCGTGCTTTTTAATGGGACCTGTGAAGCAgctaaagaaaatgtttgaaaaaactaGAGTActtgcaacagtcattatgctt CTCTGCCTCATATTCACCCTGTGTGCCGCTCTTTGG TGGCATAAGAAGGGACTGGCCTTACTATTCTGCATATTGCAGTTCTTATCAATGACCTG GTATAGTCTGTCGTACATCCCATATGCAAG GGATGCGGTACTTAAATGCTGCTCTTCTCTTCTAAGTTGA
- the Prr18 gene encoding proline-rich protein 18 produces MIRPLGGTMPFPPVPPAPAPAPRVPAARPLPGRPCAPPSSSPPAAAAGEKKRRPPERPEVLLSSSWPSATLKRPPARRGPGPGRTQPPTPARAPLQASPGRAGTPATGATPRLVGSGTGPAGATFTGAVAGPDDGMRFSLSLTPEAILVIQRRHLEKQLLARPRRPFPSPSADPRRPLAPGPRARATGLRRGGATSGPDAPPAAGPGRRTPPRAPLLPGGLQTPVPGPRPADLRPVLKVSLLNERHKYDDVEYEEETEVVDEGLVRKCTEWLRGVESAAAARDRTGRLDTLPHLSTL; encoded by the coding sequence ATGATCCGCCCGCTCGGCGGCACCATGCCTTTCCCGCCGGTGCCGCCCgcccccgccccggccccgcgGGTCCCCGCCGCGCGCCCGCTGCCCGGGAGGCCCTGCGCGCCGCCTTCGTCCTcgccgcccgccgccgccgcgggggagaagaagaggaggccCCCCGAGAGGCCGGAGGTGCTCCTCTCCAGCTCCTGGCCCTCCGCCACCCTGAAGAGGCCTCCCGCCCGGCGCGGCCCGGGCCCCGGCAGGACGCAGCCGCCGACCCCTGCGCGCGCCCCTCTCCAGGCCTCGCCCGGCCGCGCGGGGACGCCGGCCACCGGCGCCACGCCCCGGCTCGTCGGCTCCGGCACCGGCCCGGCGGGGGCCACCTTCACGGGGGCGGTGGCCGGGCCCGACGACGGCATGCGCTTTTCCTTGAGCCTCACCCCCGAGGCCATCCTGGTCATCCAGAGGCGCCACCTGGAAAAGCAGCTGTTGGCTCGGCCCCGCAGACCCTTCCCCTCGCCCTCGGCCGACCCTAGACGCCCCCTCGCCCCGGGCCCCCGGGCCAGGGCCACCGGCCTGCGGAGGGGCGGTGCCACCAGCGGTCCCGACGCGCCCCCAGCCGCGGGCCCTGGGCGCCGCACGCCGCCCCGCGCCCCGTTGCTGCCTGGCGGTCTGCAGACCCCGGTGCCCGGCCCTCGACCCGCGGACCTGCGCCCGGTGCTTAAGGTATCGCTGCTCAACGAGCGGCACAAGTATGACGATGTGGAGTACGAGGAGGAGACCGAGGTGGTGGATGAGGGTCTGGTGCGCAAATGCACGGAGTGGCTGCGTGGCGTGGAGTCTGCGGCTGCTGCGCGGGACCGCACAGGGCGCCTGGACACGCTGCCGCACCTGAGCACGCTGTG